From the Desulfosarcina sp. BuS5 genome, one window contains:
- a CDS encoding type II secretion system protein GspD — protein sequence MQGCIHLSKPGTIEQPELERIDPKSKLINASKSHHPGCPGPPPFLEKLEPVSKSAKKDSRLFSFVFNKTEFGVALAALTKSSDLNISVESGVNLVKPVTVRLKNVTLNEALEMIVTKGAGYVWDIKEDCIYIKRFVEKIYNFDYLDLTGTTEIAVGGDMLASSVEDSGVAGKFKVNAEKKKEAGNIWQYLQEMLEGFKSPEGLLRVNRTGGVIYMSDYPEKVEAMVNFLDSISEVLHRQVYIDANIYEVRLSDKNKYGINWSNLATTFTSSSGFWPDSFNLNVNSGSIVLSGQSSVTAALDFLRTQGDVSVLSNPHLSVMNRQSALLTVGYQFPYGSIDGVDRDTETGMITYGSEIKRAILGIQLGITPQISSGGIITLHIVPTITRIQREEDVSVPVAANEVQVISNPVIDLQELFTTVRVKHGQTIVLAGLISQVKDIKHEGLPFLGSIPFLGRLFQNVEDNLENKELVIFITPYVRNPI from the coding sequence TTGCAGGGATGTATCCATCTTTCAAAGCCCGGAACAATCGAGCAGCCGGAATTGGAAAGGATAGATCCCAAAAGCAAACTAATCAATGCAAGTAAATCTCATCACCCGGGCTGCCCCGGGCCTCCGCCATTTTTGGAAAAACTGGAACCTGTGAGTAAAAGCGCAAAAAAAGATTCAAGGCTTTTTTCTTTTGTTTTTAATAAAACAGAGTTTGGAGTTGCGCTTGCAGCACTGACAAAAAGTTCAGATTTGAATATATCGGTTGAATCGGGTGTCAATCTTGTAAAACCGGTTACTGTGCGTTTAAAAAATGTAACCCTTAATGAAGCGCTGGAGATGATTGTTACAAAAGGCGCCGGTTATGTCTGGGATATCAAGGAAGACTGCATTTACATCAAACGATTTGTGGAAAAAATTTATAACTTCGATTATCTGGATCTGACAGGCACAACTGAAATTGCAGTCGGCGGAGATATGCTTGCATCGAGTGTGGAAGATTCCGGGGTAGCCGGAAAATTTAAAGTAAATGCCGAAAAAAAAAAAGAAGCCGGCAATATCTGGCAATATTTGCAGGAAATGCTGGAGGGTTTTAAATCACCCGAAGGCCTGCTTCGGGTGAACAGAACCGGAGGGGTCATCTATATGTCCGATTATCCGGAAAAAGTCGAGGCTATGGTGAATTTTCTGGATTCCATATCGGAGGTTTTACACCGGCAGGTCTATATTGATGCCAATATCTATGAAGTGCGTTTAAGCGATAAAAACAAGTATGGCATAAACTGGTCAAACCTTGCGACAACTTTTACGTCCAGCTCCGGTTTCTGGCCTGATTCTTTTAATTTAAACGTTAACTCCGGCTCAATTGTTTTATCCGGTCAGTCGAGTGTTACTGCTGCGCTCGATTTTTTAAGAACTCAGGGAGATGTAAGTGTTCTTTCAAACCCGCATCTTTCGGTTATGAACCGCCAATCTGCTTTATTAACGGTCGGATACCAGTTCCCTTATGGTAGCATAGATGGTGTGGACCGTGATACGGAAACAGGGATGATTACCTATGGATCTGAAATAAAACGGGCTATTTTAGGCATCCAGCTCGGGATAACCCCGCAAATATCCTCCGGGGGAATTATTACACTCCATATAGTGCCGACAATAACCAGAATCCAGAGAGAAGAAGACGTCAGTGTGCCGGTGGCTGCCAATGAGGTGCAGGTCATTTCAAATCCTGTAATTGACTTGCAGGAACTCTTTACCACAGTAAGGGTAAAACATGGCCAGACTATTGTTTTGGCAGGTTTGATCAGTCAGGTAAAAGATATAAAGCACGAAGGCCTTCCTTTTTTAGGAAGCATACCTTTCCTGGGCCGCCTGTTTCAAAACGTGGAAGATAATCTGGAAAACAAGGAACTGGTAATTTTTATTACCCCATATGTCAGAAATCCGATTTAA
- a CDS encoding prepilin-type N-terminal cleavage/methylation domain-containing protein — protein sequence MQLINLKKNQSGFTLVEIAIVLVIIGLLLGGVLKGKEMIKSAKVKKPSKWRMNSARQQ from the coding sequence ATGCAATTGATAAACCTTAAAAAAAACCAGTCCGGTTTTACGCTGGTTGAAATCGCAATTGTTCTTGTTATTATCGGTCTTTTACTGGGAGGCGTTTTAAAAGGCAAGGAGATGATAAAGAGCGCCAAGGTAAAAAAACCGTCAAAATGGCGGATGAACTCCGCGCGGCAACAATGA
- a CDS encoding type II secretion system protein: MNKHLLPITKQDGFTLIEIAIVLVILGILAGGGISLLSVLTERKARNETIAYLKSTKEALISFANISGRLPWADTDNDGNENTGSARGRLPYLTLNLTPTDFYKRVLIYETNSSLSVDRPTGCRTLKNGLSGSPEIVDADGSGTAFPAAAVIVSAGPMDADNNGNVFDDITGSTHNGDNTDGVPNYIRHPPVTGFDDLVAYISGNELFGMICGDPVLSVNNNSTATVYVRDQTGGTDLCSLNSGNIFTQHILSGTTITIETAQNGTGAIVPTTPPNPVTLAGNGMSIDIP, translated from the coding sequence ATGAACAAGCATCTTTTACCTATTACAAAACAGGATGGTTTTACCCTGATAGAGATTGCCATTGTGCTGGTAATATTAGGTATCCTGGCAGGGGGCGGCATCTCTTTGCTTTCAGTTCTGACCGAACGGAAAGCCAGGAACGAAACCATTGCTTATTTAAAATCAACAAAAGAGGCTTTGATCAGTTTCGCCAATATCAGCGGTCGGCTCCCATGGGCGGATACGGATAATGACGGAAATGAAAATACCGGCTCGGCCCGCGGAAGGTTGCCCTACCTGACCCTTAATCTCACTCCAACGGATTTTTACAAAAGAGTTTTAATATATGAAACCAACAGCAGCCTGTCAGTCGACAGGCCGACAGGCTGCCGCACACTTAAAAACGGCCTTTCGGGAAGTCCGGAGATTGTGGATGCAGACGGCAGCGGAACAGCTTTTCCTGCGGCGGCTGTGATTGTCAGCGCCGGGCCGATGGATGCCGACAATAACGGGAATGTCTTTGATGATATTACCGGCAGTACCCATAACGGCGATAACACCGACGGTGTTCCCAACTATATTCGTCATCCTCCGGTTACAGGGTTTGACGACCTTGTTGCATATATAAGCGGAAATGAATTATTCGGCATGATTTGCGGGGATCCGGTTCTTTCAGTTAACAACAATTCCACCGCTACTGTTTATGTGCGGGATCAGACCGGCGGCACGGATCTGTGCAGCCTCAATTCTGGCAACATCTTTACCCAGCATATTTTATCCGGAACAACTATTACAATCGAAACTGCGCAAAACGGCACAGGCGCTATTGTCCCGACCACGCCGCCCAACCCGGTTACTTTGGCCGGGAACGGGATGAGCATTGATATTCCGTAG
- a CDS encoding type II secretion system F family protein, giving the protein MPNYKYSAIDKSGKLVKGTAAAIGEENLENRLQNDGLTLIKAKQVKSNISSFFLKKNNVKPRILIEFYHRLSQAMNLGLPLMSALDENARSLPSARLKDVVGEVRVAVESGNTLYEAMSRYHKIFGKLDLGIVRMGELAGVLPKCMSDLADFLEWKEDIRSTLKRAAMYPVFMMVVIVAVIGVWVGYVLPQMAAVLIEMGVKLPGITETVLGLSGFVRANWLFLIGLIFGSLAVSIFYCKTVNGKIRFHKYLLKVPLIGTVIANSVFAQLSHNFATMYRSGMKITDIFDILANNVLGNRYVEKRLEIVFQYIQEGHQIAEGFETVNIFPPLLLGAIRSGEITGTLDDSFKRLGDYYDGEVKRSVQTMINAVEPATIIFLGAVFGIIVLSILLPLYDVIGSFGSAY; this is encoded by the coding sequence ATGCCTAATTATAAATACAGCGCAATTGATAAATCAGGCAAACTGGTTAAAGGAACAGCGGCTGCCATTGGAGAAGAGAACCTGGAAAATCGTCTGCAAAATGATGGCTTGACTCTGATTAAAGCAAAGCAGGTTAAAAGCAATATTTCCAGTTTTTTTTTAAAAAAGAATAATGTCAAGCCGAGAATTTTGATCGAATTTTATCACCGGCTTTCCCAGGCTATGAACCTGGGGCTTCCGTTGATGTCTGCCCTGGATGAAAACGCCAGGTCACTCCCTTCGGCTCGATTAAAAGATGTGGTTGGCGAGGTTCGGGTTGCCGTTGAGAGCGGCAATACTCTTTATGAAGCCATGAGCCGGTATCACAAAATATTTGGGAAATTAGACCTCGGCATAGTCAGGATGGGCGAACTTGCCGGAGTTTTGCCGAAATGCATGAGTGATTTGGCTGATTTTCTGGAATGGAAGGAGGATATCAGGTCAACCCTTAAAAGAGCTGCCATGTATCCTGTTTTTATGATGGTTGTGATTGTTGCTGTAATAGGTGTCTGGGTTGGATACGTTCTGCCGCAGATGGCCGCAGTGTTGATTGAGATGGGGGTAAAACTTCCCGGCATAACAGAGACGGTTTTAGGGCTAAGCGGTTTTGTCCGGGCCAACTGGTTATTTTTAATCGGGTTGATATTCGGATCTCTGGCCGTATCTATTTTTTATTGTAAAACAGTAAATGGAAAAATCAGGTTTCACAAATACCTGCTAAAGGTCCCTTTAATAGGAACGGTTATCGCAAATTCTGTTTTTGCCCAGCTAAGCCACAATTTTGCCACAATGTACAGGTCGGGAATGAAAATAACCGATATTTTCGATATCCTGGCGAATAATGTGCTCGGGAACAGGTATGTTGAAAAGCGTCTTGAAATTGTGTTTCAGTATATCCAGGAAGGCCATCAGATTGCTGAAGGTTTTGAAACGGTAAATATTTTTCCGCCGTTGCTGCTTGGCGCTATCAGAAGCGGGGAGATAACAGGTACCCTGGATGATTCTTTTAAACGCCTGGGGGATTATTACGATGGTGAAGTCAAGCGAAGCGTTCAGACCATGATAAACGCGGTTGAACCGGCCACCATAATTTTTTTGGGGGCTGTTTTTGGTATTATTGTTTTATCTATTTTGCTGCCGCTTTATGATGTAATCGGGTCATTTGGAAGCGCTTATTAA